In one window of Comamonas testosteroni DNA:
- a CDS encoding sigma-54 interaction domain-containing protein, which translates to MSQLLPHDFACELPEDADGIYALAARSMFQLFSSMSQGMFLVDRSGRIVWVNKGYERFLPRLGVAGVGDFLGHMVEEVIPNTQMRSVLETGKPVLIDLLTNSAGTFVVSRLPLHDDEGGVIGVIGIVLFDQPETTLQPLISKFAMLQRDLDEARRELAAQRSRSLQASVQGSRRSKYSFASFVGSSPAAVEVKRQARRAAQSMSPVLLLGETGTGKEVLAHAIHAASARSAGPFVSVNIAAIPETLLEAEFFGVAPGAFTGAERKTRDGKFKLADGGTLFLDEIGDMPASLQAKLLRALQEGEIEPLGSNQIVHFDVRVVAATSRDLLQMVRDGRFREDLFYRLHVLPVRVPPLRERSSDIPALVEVLCEDLALRNDMVPPELGKGALELLVAQAWRGNIRELRNVLEQAAMRCDDSHIDAGLLAQVLRSSGVELQVPHLLPLTRAPMAAVAATGDLLKPLAEQMADLETRAIRAAMQAHGGNKLAVARTLGISRAKLYDRLEKLNF; encoded by the coding sequence ATGAGCCAACTGCTACCCCACGATTTCGCTTGCGAGCTGCCCGAAGATGCCGACGGCATCTATGCCCTGGCGGCGCGGTCCATGTTTCAGCTGTTCTCGTCGATGAGCCAGGGCATGTTTCTGGTCGACAGAAGCGGGCGCATCGTCTGGGTCAACAAAGGCTACGAGCGTTTTTTGCCGCGCCTGGGTGTGGCCGGTGTGGGCGACTTTCTCGGGCATATGGTCGAGGAGGTCATCCCCAACACGCAGATGCGCAGTGTGCTGGAGACCGGCAAGCCAGTCCTGATCGATCTGCTGACCAATAGCGCCGGAACCTTTGTCGTCAGCCGCCTGCCGCTGCACGACGACGAAGGAGGCGTGATTGGTGTCATCGGCATTGTGCTGTTCGATCAGCCAGAGACGACCTTGCAGCCGCTGATCAGCAAGTTCGCGATGCTGCAGCGCGATCTCGATGAAGCGAGGCGCGAGCTGGCTGCCCAGCGCAGCCGCAGCTTGCAGGCGTCCGTACAAGGGTCGCGCCGCAGCAAATACAGCTTTGCCAGCTTTGTGGGCAGCAGTCCGGCGGCAGTCGAGGTCAAGCGCCAGGCGCGGCGGGCTGCTCAGTCCATGAGCCCGGTGCTGCTGCTGGGCGAGACAGGTACCGGCAAGGAGGTGCTGGCCCATGCCATCCATGCCGCATCGGCGCGCTCTGCCGGCCCTTTTGTGAGCGTCAATATCGCGGCCATTCCCGAGACGCTGCTGGAGGCCGAGTTCTTCGGCGTGGCACCGGGCGCATTTACCGGAGCCGAGCGCAAGACGCGCGATGGCAAGTTCAAGCTCGCCGATGGCGGCACCCTGTTTCTCGACGAAATCGGCGACATGCCCGCCAGCCTGCAGGCCAAGCTGCTGCGGGCCTTGCAGGAGGGCGAGATCGAGCCGCTGGGCTCCAACCAGATCGTGCATTTCGATGTGCGCGTGGTGGCCGCCACTTCTCGCGATCTGCTGCAGATGGTGCGCGACGGGCGCTTCCGCGAAGACCTGTTCTATCGGCTGCATGTGCTGCCCGTGCGCGTGCCGCCGCTGCGCGAGCGCAGCAGCGATATCCCGGCCCTGGTGGAAGTGCTCTGCGAGGACCTGGCGCTGCGCAACGACATGGTTCCGCCGGAGCTGGGAAAGGGAGCGCTGGAATTGTTGGTCGCACAGGCCTGGCGCGGCAATATTCGCGAGCTGCGCAATGTGCTGGAGCAGGCCGCCATGCGCTGCGATGACTCGCACATCGATGCCGGCCTGCTGGCGCAGGTGCTGCGCTCGTCCGGGGTGGAGCTACAGGTTCCACATCTGTTGCCCTTGACTCGGGCGCCCATGGCTGCGGTGGCTGCGACGGGCGATCTGCTCAAACCGCTTGCCGAGCAAATGGCGGATCTCGAAACCCGCGCGATAAGGGCCGCGATGCAGGCCCATGGGGGTAACAAGCTGGCAGTGGCAAGGACGCTCGGCATATCGCGGGCCAAGCTGTACGACCGGCTCGAGAAGCTGAATTTCTGA